One stretch of Bactrocera neohumeralis isolate Rockhampton unplaced genomic scaffold, APGP_CSIRO_Bneo_wtdbg2-racon-allhic-juicebox.fasta_v2 ctg7849, whole genome shotgun sequence DNA includes these proteins:
- the LOC126767558 gene encoding histone H1-like, with translation MSEAIAVTNVNSPVAGSSAISEKKVAAKKAVKPKKPSVAPTHPPTQQMVDASIKNLKERGGSSLLAIKKYISATYKCDAQKLAPFIKRYLKSAVTSGKLIQTKGKGASGSFKLSVAANKSSKSGE, from the coding sequence atgtcTGAAGCAATTGCTGTTACGAATGTTAATTCTCCGGTAGCCGGATCTTCTGCTATTTCTGAGAAAAAAGTTGCTGCTAAAAAAGCTGTTAAGCCAAAAAAGCCTTCAGTCGCTCCTACTCATCCACCAACTCAACAAATGGTTGATGCatcaattaagaatttaaaagaaCGTGGTGGCTCATCACTTTTAGCTATTAAAAAGTACATCAGTGCTACATACAAATGTGATGCTCAAAAATTAGCACCATTTATCAAGCGTTATTTGAAATCTGCTGTTACTAGTGGTAAATTAATTCAAACTAAAGGAAAGGGTGCATCTGGTTCTTTTAAATTATCAGTGGCTGCCAATAAATCAAGTAAATCTGGTGAAG
- the LOC126767563 gene encoding histone H4: MTGRGKGGKGLGKGGAKRHRKVLRDNIQGITKPAIRRLARRGGVKRISGLIYEETRGVLKVFLENVIRDAVTYTEHAKRKTVTAMDVVYALKRQGRTLYGFGG, translated from the coding sequence atgacTGGTCGCGGCAAAGGTGGAAAAGGCTTGGGTAAAGGTGGTGCTAAGCGTCATCGTAAAGTTTTACGTGATAACATCCAGGGAATCACTAAGCCTGCTATTCGGCGTTTGGCTCGTCGTGGAGGTGTAAAACGTATATCTGGTTTGATATATGAAGAAACTCGTGGAgtcttaaaagtatttttagagAATGTTATCCGTGATGCAGTTACCTATACTGAACACGCTAAAAGGAAGACAGTTACAGCAATGGATGTTGTATATGCTTTGAAGAGACAAGGACGTACCTTGTATGGATTCGGCGGTTAA
- the LOC126767556 gene encoding histone H2B-like, which produces MNHYKLAQCTLHNSLTLYKFLQHTNDKKKKRKRKESYAIYIYKVLKQVHPDTGISSKAMSIMNSFVNDIFERIAAEASRLAHYNKRSTITSREIQTAVRLLLPGELAKHAVSEGTKAVTKYTSSK; this is translated from the coding sequence ATGAATCACTACAAGCTTGCACAATGTACACTGCACAATTCACTCACTTTATATAAATTCCTCCAACATACTAACGACAAGAAGAAGAAGCGCAAGAGGAAGGAAAGTTATgctatttacatttataaagtGTTGAAGCAAGTACATCCTGATACTGGTATTTCATCAAAAGCCATGAGTATCATGAACAGTtttgtaaatgatatttttgagCGTATCGCTGCCGAAGCATCGCGTTTAGCTCATTACAATAAACGTTCAACTATCACTAGTCGCGAAATCCAAACTGCTGTACGTTTACTTTTGCCTGGTGAATTAGCCAAACATGCTGTGAGCGAAGGTACCAAAGCTGTCACTAAATACACAAGTTCCAAGTAA
- the LOC126767561 gene encoding histone H2A → MSGRGKGGKVKGKAKSRSNRAGLQFPVGRIHRLLRKGNYAERVGAGAPVYLAAVMEYLAAEVLELAGNAARDNKKTRIIPRHLQLAIRNDEELNKLLSGVTIAQGGVLPNIQAVLLPKKTEKKA, encoded by the coding sequence atgtctgGACGTGGTAAAGGTGGTAAAGTGAAGGGCAAGGCAAAGTCGCGTTCAAATCGTGCTGGTCTTCAATTTCCTGTCGGTCGTATACACCGTTTGTTGCGCAAAGGCAATTATGCTGAACGTGTTGGTGCTGGTGCTCCCGTATATTTAGCTGCTGTTATGGAATATTTGGCAGCTGAAGTTCTTGAATTGGCTGGTAATGCTGCCCGTGATAACAAAAAGACAAGAATTATTCCAAGACATTTACAATTGGCCATCCGTAATGATGAAGAATTGAATAAACTATTATCTGGAGTCACTATTGCTCAAGGTGGTGTTTTGCCAAATATTCAAGCTGTACTTTTACCAAAGAAGACTGAGAAAAAAGCATAA
- the LOC126767559 gene encoding histone H3, whose amino-acid sequence MARTKQTARKSTGGKAPRKQLATKAARKSAPATGGVKKPHRYRPGTVALREIRRYQKSTELLIRKLPFQRLVREIAQDFKTDLRFQSSAVMALQEASEAYLVGLFEDTNLCAIHAKRVTIMPKDIQLARRIRGERA is encoded by the coding sequence atggctCGTACAAAACAAACAGCCCGTAAATCGACTGGTGGTAAAGCACCACGCAAGCAATTGGCAACCAAAGCAGCTCGTAAAAGTGCTCCGGCAACTGGTGGTGTAAAGAAACCTCATCGTTATCGCCCCGGTACAGTTGCATTACGAGAAATTCGTCGTTACCAAAAAAGTACTGAATTATTAATCCGAAAATTGCCATTCCAACGTTTGGTTCGAGAAATTGCTCAAGATTTCAAAACAGATTTACGTTTCCAAAGTTCTGCTGTTATGGCTCTACAGGAAGCAAGTGAAGCATATTTGGTTGGTCTGTTTGAGGATACAAATTTGTGCGCCATTCATGCAAAGCGTGTCACAATTATGCCAAAAGATATTCAATTGGCCAGACGTATTCGTGGAGAACGTGCTTAA